TCTTATTCCATCACGACTGCGAATGAAGAACAACTGAAACAGGCGGCCCCCAGCAGCACTGCCGACCTGCTGAAAATCGTGCCCGGCATTTACGCCGAATCCAGCGGCGGTAATGCCGGTGCCAATATAGGCGTACGTGGTTTCCCTATCGACGGTGATGCGCCGTTTGTGACCATACAAATGAATGGCTCGCCTTTGTTCCCGCCGCCTACCCTGTCTTTCCTGGAAGGTTCATCCTTGTTCCGTATTGATGACACGGTTGAGCGGGTAGAAGTCTTGCGTGGCGGCCCCAGCCCTATCTTCTCGAATGGACAGCCTGGTGCGACGATGAACTTCCTGCTCAAGAAAGGCCGTGATGTGGCAGAAGGCAGTTTGCGTGCGACTGTGGGCACGGGCAATCTGCGCCGTATTGATGGTTATTATGGCGGCAAGATTGCTGATGGCTGGTATGGCACCATAGGCGGATTTTACCGCGTAGCACAAGGCGTGCGTGACGGGCAATACCCGGCAGACGATGGCGGGCAAATCACTGCCAGTGTGACTAGGAAGCTGGACCAGGGCGAGCTGACTTTTTATGCGCGCACCGTCAATGACAAAAATACTTTCTATACTGGCGTGCCGCTGATCTCTGCCAGCTCTGCGGGCGGCAAGCCCAGCGCCTTCCCTGGCTTTGATCCTTTGACTGGTTCGCTGTACAGCAATGAATTACGCAATGTCGCTCTGGAAGTGGGCCCTGGCCAGGTTATCAATAAAGACCTGGCAAATGGCCGTGGCTTGCAGGCCAATCTGTTTGGCGTGGATTTCTCGCAAAGCATCAACGGCTGGAATATCAGCAACAAGCTCAATCATTTTTCTGGCGATGCACCTACCCTGGCAATCTTCACCGGTAATAGCCCGGTGAGCATGTCCAGCTATATCAATAGCGCTATCCTGTCTGCAAATGGCCAGGCCAATGTGGTGGCTGCGGCAGGTGGCAAGCAGGCGGTGTCGGGTACTGCGACTTATCTGAATGGTGGCACTACAGTAGCTGGTGACCAGCAAGTGATGTCAGCCGGTATCTGGTCGGTAGAAAAGAAACTGAGTTCTTTCACGGATGAATTACGTATCAGCAAAGAGATCGTCAAAGACCATACATTCACCGCCGGTCTGTATTACGCTGACTATTCGTCCAAGGACATGTGGTATCTTGGCAATAGCGTGCTGATGACAGCAACACCGAATGCCCGTCCTATCAATGTGCAGTTGAATAATGGCGTGGTCGTCAGCGGCAATGGCCATGATGGCGCATCCTTCTATACCTTGAATGAGAGTTTCTCGGCACAAAACACGGCGTTTTACCTCGCGGATGAATGGAAGATCAATGAGCGCATCCGCGTTGATGCTGGTGTACGTACCGAGAACCGCCGTTTGAATGGCGTTATCTCGAATCCAAAATCAGTGGATCTGGATAATAACCCGCTGACACTGTACAACAACAGCGCATCAGTGCTAAGTGGCAGCAATACACCGGTCGATCGTTCGGACAATGAAGTGTCTTATACCCTCGGTGGCAATTACAAGGTGTCAGAAAACTTCAGCATGTTTGCACGTCTTAATTCTGGCTTTGCCCTGCCACAGTTTGACACCATACGCGACAATGGCGTGAATGCACCGGTAACCAAGGTCAAGCAATATGAGATAGGTTTGAAAAGTGTGTCCGAGTACATCAGTGCTTACCTGACCTTCTTCCACAATACTTTCACAGGCCTGCCCTTCCAGCAATTCTTGGCAGATGGCCGCAATGTGAATGCGATAGGTGGCTCCAGCGGTTCTGGCCTGGAATTTGAAGTGGCTGCCCGCCCTGTCAAGAATTTCCAGATTTCACTGAGCGGTGCCTATCAGAAATCGAAGTATGAAAACTATGGCGCCAATACTGGCAATGAAGTGAAGCGTCAGCCTAAGTTGCAATTCCGCCTGTCACCAAGCTACCGCATCCCGCTCGACAATGGCGATATCAAGCTGTATGGCACCTATACCCATGTCGATGCACGCTTTGCCGATGCAGAAAACCAGCAATCGCTGCCCAAGTATTACACCCTGGATGCAGGCATCCTGGTGGGCTTGGGTGAAAACCTGGAATTCCGCCTGGCTGGCACCAACCTGACTAATCAACTCGGTCTGACGGAAGGTAATTCCCGCGTCATAGGCAGTGGTAGCAGCGTGGTCTTTGCCCGTCCTATCTTTGGTCGTGCGATTGAAGCGTCTGTGCTGTATCGCTTCTAAAAGCTAGCCTCTATTGATCGTTAAGCGTGGTCCTGCCCAGGGCCGCGCTTTTTCATTCAGGCGATCAGTTTTTGCACTTTCTCGACATCATCAAACAGGAAGAAGTGTCCGCCAGCAAATGTATGTATTTCAGGCGCATTCACAAAACACTCTGCCCAGGCCATGCCATCGGCCAGCGCTATTCGGTCATCTTGCCCCAGCAGCACTCGCACAGGTACATCATGCTGGCGCTGGCTGCCATGGACATAGGCTTCTGCTGCGCCTATGTCTGCGCGCAGGATAGGCTCAAATAATTCCATCAATTGCGGCTCTGCCAGCACTTCTGCTGAAATGCCTCCCATGCTTACTACCCACTCCAGAAATTGCTTGTGCGGCAGTTCTGCGTGATGCTGTAAAGCGCGGCTATGCGGTGCAGCAGCACCTGACAACACCAGTCTTTGTGGCAGGCGGGCACCCAGTTCCACCAGCCTGTCCAGCATGGCAAGCGCAAGATAGGCCCCCATGCTGTGTCCAAACAGAACATAAGGTTTGCCAGCGCTTGCACGCAAAGTAGGTTCGAGCAGGGCCGCTACCATCTCGGGTATGCTGTGCATCAAAGGCTGGCGCATATTACTGCCATGTCCCGGCGGGTCGAGTACCAGCCATTCATGCGCATGCTCACGCGACAGTTTTGCATAGCTATAGCTGCTGCCACCGGCGAATGGGTAGGCGATGATTTTCAATATACTATTCCTTTATCGGCGTTCTGAATATAATGCGGCACCAGTGAATATAACCTGTCTATGACCACGCACACAAACGATATGCAATTGAACCAGGCAGCAGCTATATGGGTAGCAAGGCTGGATCAATTGCGCTTACACCGGAGCGGCTTGCTCTCCCTGTTAAGCTCGGCAGAGCTAGTGCGCCACCAGCGCTATCTGCAACAAGACGACAGAGACCGGTATCTGGGTGGCCGTGCGCTGGTCAAGCTGGCCGTTGCAAAAATATGTGGCATTTCTCCAGGAGAA
This is a stretch of genomic DNA from Undibacterium sp. KW1. It encodes these proteins:
- a CDS encoding TonB-dependent siderophore receptor gives rise to the protein MNCNKPFRLSAITIAMMTLLSQAQAQVASNPETNAATTANTTAPAKADEVQQIVVTGNARKGGQRKIDASYSITTANEEQLKQAAPSSTADLLKIVPGIYAESSGGNAGANIGVRGFPIDGDAPFVTIQMNGSPLFPPPTLSFLEGSSLFRIDDTVERVEVLRGGPSPIFSNGQPGATMNFLLKKGRDVAEGSLRATVGTGNLRRIDGYYGGKIADGWYGTIGGFYRVAQGVRDGQYPADDGGQITASVTRKLDQGELTFYARTVNDKNTFYTGVPLISASSAGGKPSAFPGFDPLTGSLYSNELRNVALEVGPGQVINKDLANGRGLQANLFGVDFSQSINGWNISNKLNHFSGDAPTLAIFTGNSPVSMSSYINSAILSANGQANVVAAAGGKQAVSGTATYLNGGTTVAGDQQVMSAGIWSVEKKLSSFTDELRISKEIVKDHTFTAGLYYADYSSKDMWYLGNSVLMTATPNARPINVQLNNGVVVSGNGHDGASFYTLNESFSAQNTAFYLADEWKINERIRVDAGVRTENRRLNGVISNPKSVDLDNNPLTLYNNSASVLSGSNTPVDRSDNEVSYTLGGNYKVSENFSMFARLNSGFALPQFDTIRDNGVNAPVTKVKQYEIGLKSVSEYISAYLTFFHNTFTGLPFQQFLADGRNVNAIGGSSGSGLEFEVAARPVKNFQISLSGAYQKSKYENYGANTGNEVKRQPKLQFRLSPSYRIPLDNGDIKLYGTYTHVDARFADAENQQSLPKYYTLDAGILVGLGENLEFRLAGTNLTNQLGLTEGNSRVIGSGSSVVFARPIFGRAIEASVLYRF
- a CDS encoding thioesterase II family protein, giving the protein MKIIAYPFAGGSSYSYAKLSREHAHEWLVLDPPGHGSNMRQPLMHSIPEMVAALLEPTLRASAGKPYVLFGHSMGAYLALAMLDRLVELGARLPQRLVLSGAAAPHSRALQHHAELPHKQFLEWVVSMGGISAEVLAEPQLMELFEPILRADIGAAEAYVHGSQRQHDVPVRVLLGQDDRIALADGMAWAECFVNAPEIHTFAGGHFFLFDDVEKVQKLIA